The following are encoded together in the Ictidomys tridecemlineatus isolate mIctTri1 chromosome X, mIctTri1.hap1, whole genome shotgun sequence genome:
- the LOC101969088 gene encoding transcription factor E2F6 yields MDGAVEKLCRPNNVEILPPSKIRRNLEGNDQNASGSRALKGKKPRFNVSLVCLTKRFTDLIKSAPGGILDLNKAATTLGVPKRRLYDITGVLNGIDFVEKKSRNHVRWTGSDLSHSEALTQKQKLQEELANLAAMEGALDELIKDCAQQLFELTDDKTNESLAYVTYQDVHSIEDFHEQIVIAVRAPEATTLDVLAPGEDSLTVHVKSTRGPIDVYLCEMEQNHSSGKTSDGAETSSSESQHPEGHEEGENSPQQSEDLPEVNNI; encoded by the coding sequence ATGGACGGCGCTGTGGAGAAGCTTTGCCGTCCCAACAACGTGGAGATCCTGCCACCGTCAAAAATACGGAGGAATTTAGAAGGCAATGACCAAAATGCCTCCGGGAGTAGAGCTCTAAAAGGGAAGAAACCTCGTTTTAATGTGTCACTGGTTTGTTTAACTAAAAGATTTACGGATCTCATCAAATCCGCTCCTGGGGGCATCCTGGACTTAAACAAGGCTGCGACAACCCTGGGAGTACCGAAACGCAGACTCTATGACATTACGGGCGTCTTGAATGGAATTGACTTCGTGGAAAAGAAATCCAGGAACCACGTTCGATGGACAGGATCTGACCTTAGCCACTCCGAGGCACTAACCCAGAAACAGAAGCTGCAGGAGGAGCTTGCAAACTTAGCAGCAATGGAAGGTGCTTTGGATGAGTTGATTAAGGATTGTGCTCAGCAGTTGTTTGAGTTAACGGATGACAAAACAAATGAAAGTTTGGCCTATGTGACGTATCAGGATGTCCACAGCATTGAAGACTTTCATGAACAGATTGTCATTGCCGTCAGAGCTCCAGAGGCAACCACGTTGGATGTTTTAGCTCCGGGAGAGGACAGTCTCACAGTTCACGTAAAGAGCACCAGAGGACCCATCGACGTGTACTTGTGTGAAATGGAGCAGAACCACTCAAGTGGCAAGACATCTGACGGAGCAGAGACCTCTTCATCTGAAAGCCAACATCCAGAAGGCCATGAGGAAGGGGAAAACTCCCCTCAGCAAAGTGAAGATTTGCCTGAAGTAAACAACATTTGA